The following proteins come from a genomic window of Salvia hispanica cultivar TCC Black 2014 chromosome 4, UniMelb_Shisp_WGS_1.0, whole genome shotgun sequence:
- the LOC125221795 gene encoding guanine nucleotide exchange factor subunit RIC1-like isoform X2: MDGRRSSLSNCPTVLPHSRSCILKSSIACSLLWRRLTSSSGRLLRVRLGKYKRDVDSIQREGENLRAIWSPDTKLIAVLTSSFHLHIFKVQRAETKIYIGGKQPTGLFLSNISLVLSEQVPFANKNLTVSNFVCDNKHMLIGLSDGSLYTISWKGEFCGAFILDMLPNDGNDLNKLSNHYSNGTVASGVQMDDGPNHTNHVVSQTSGIVHLEFSITLRLLFVLFSDGDLIQCSVSKRGLKHAESVIVEKRFASGEAVCASVAPDQQILAVGTQKGSVELYDLADSASLIRSVSLHDWGYSVEDTGPVNCIAWTPDNSAFAVGWKLRGLTVWSVSGCRLMSTIRQIGLSSVSSPVVNPNQDFKYEPMMGGTSLMHWDEHGYRLYAMEEGSSERLIAFSFGKCCLNRGVSGTTYVRQVIYGEDRLLIVQSEDTDELKILHLNLPVSYILQNWPILHVAASKDGMYLAVAGLHGLILYDIRLKRWRVFGDVTQEQQIQCRGLLWLGKIVVVCNYVESSSTYELLFYPRYHLDQSSLLCRKPLLTNPMVMDVYQDYLLITYHPFDVHIYHVKITGELSPSSSPDLQLSTVRELSIMTAKSHPAAIHFIPDQLPHDDMSRSDTSSTHEPSKCLILRINGDLSLLDLDDGRERELTHSVELFWVTCGQLGEKTNLIEEVSWLDYGHRGMQVWYPSLGADPFKQEDFLQLDPELEFDREVYPLGLLPNSGVVVGVSQRMSFSACTEFPCFEPSPQAQTILHCLLRHLLQRDKREEALRLAQLSAEKPHFSHCLEWLLFTVFDAEISRQYSSKNQGAVANNTPSLLEKSCELIRNFPEYYDVVVSVARKTDGRHWANLFSAAGRSTELFDECVQQRWYRTAACYILVIAKLEGPAVSQCCALNLLQATLNESLYELAGELVRFLLRSGREYEHSSTDSERDSPRLLGYFLFPSSFRKQSNDAKSPSSKEPSAHIASVKNILESHASYLMSGKELSELVAFVKGTQFDLVEYLQRERYGSARLEDFASGLEMIGQKLHMGTLQNRLDAEFLLANMCSVKFKEWIVVLATLLRRSEVLYDLFRHNLQLWQAYSRTIQAHEAFAEYHDLLEELEGRLSLTAYAEDT, from the exons ATGGATGGCCGCAGGTCATCCCTCTCGAATTGCCCAACTGTCCTTCCACACAGCAGATCGTGTATCTTAAAGTCTTCAATAGCTTGCTCCTTGTTGTGGCGCCGACTCACATCGAGCTCTGGTCGTCTTCTCAG AGTGAGGTTGGGGAAGTATAAGAGAGATGTGGATTCTATTCAAAGAGAAGGGGAGAATTTGCGGGCAATTTGGAGCCCCGACACTAAGCTCATTGCTGTTCTT ACATCGTCCTTTCATCTTCACATTTTTAAGGTTCAAAGGgcagaaacaaaaatatacattggCGGCAAGCAACCAACTGGTTTATTTCTCTCAAACATATCCTTAGTTCTCAGTGAACAAGTCCCATTTGCAAACAAGAATTTGACAGT GAGCAACTTTGTTTGTGACAACAAACACATGCTGATCGGACTATCTGATGGATCACTGTATACAATATCTTGGAAGGGTGAG TTCTGTGGTGCCTTTATCCTTGATATGTTGCCGAATGATGGAAATGATCTGAATAAGTTATCCAATCACTATAGCAATGGTACAGTTGCCAGCGGAGTTCAAATGGATGATGGTCCCAACCACACGAACCATGTCGTATCTCAGACTTCGGGAATTGTCCATCTTGAATTTTCCATTACTTTGCGGTTACTTTTTGTGCTGTTTTCTGATGGGGATCTAATTCAGTGTTCTGTGAGCAAGAGGGGTCTAAAACATGCTGAATCGGTTATAGTTGAAAAGCGATTTGCTTCAGGGGAAGCTGTATGCGCATCAGTGGCTCCAGATCAACAGATTCTTGCTGTTGGGACTCAAAAAGGTTCTGTTGAGCTGTACGACCTTGCAGATTCTGCATCGCTTATTCGCTCCGTGTCATTGCATGATTGGGG ATATTCTGTGGAAGATACTGGCCCTGTCAATTGTATTGCTTGGACACCTGATAATTCTGCTTTCGCAGTTGGATGGAAGTTAAGGGGACTTACTGTTTGGTCTGTCTCAGGCTGTCGTTTGATGTCTACAATCCGCCAGATAGGTTTGAGCTCTGTATCTTCTCCTGTGGTGAATCCAAATCAGGATTTTAAGTATGAGCCCATGATGGGAGGCACGTCGCTGATGCACTGGGATGAACATGGATATAGGCTTTATGCTATGGAAGAAGGATCTTCAGAGAGACTTATTGCATTTTCTTTTGGAAAGTGCTGCCTAAATAGGGGTGTTTCTGGTACAACTTATGTACGCCAAGTTATTTATGGTGAAGACCGCTTGCTTATTGTACAGTCTGAAGATACCGATGAACTTAAGATCTTGCACCTCAATCTTCCA GTGTCttatattttgcaaaattGGCCTATTCTTCATGTTGCTGCCAGTAAGGATGGAATGTATTTGGCTGTTGCTGGGCTTCATGGTTTAATCTTGTACGACATTCGACTAAAGAGGTGGAGAGTGTTTGGAGACGTTACTCAGGAGCAACAGATTCAGTGCAGGGGATTGTTATGGCTGGGAAAAATTGTTGTGGTCTGCAATTACGTGGAATCTTCGAGCAC ATATGAATTGCTTttctacccaagatatcaccTCGATCAAAGTTCACTACTTTGCCGGAAGCCATTGCTTACAAATCCAATGGTCATGGATGTTTATCAAGATTATTTGCTAATCACTTACCACCCGTTTGATGTTCATATATACCATGTGAAAATAACTGGGGAATTGTCACCTTCAAGCTCTCCAGATTTACAG CTTTCTACAGTACGAGAACTTTCAATCATGACTGCGAAGAGCCATCCTGCTGCTATTCATTTTATTCCCGATCAGCTTCCACATGACGACATGTCAAGAAGTGATACATCATCAACCCATGAGCCTTCTAA GTGTTTAATACTGCGGATTAATGGGGACCTTTCACTACTTGATTTGGATGATGGCCGGGAAAGAGAGCTCACTCACTCTGTAGAGTTATTTTGGGTTACCTGTGGTCAATTGGGGGAGAAAACTAACTTAATTGAGGAAGTTTCCTGGTTAGACTATGGTCATCGGGGGATGCAG GTTTGGTATCCATCTTTAGGTGCTGATCCATTTAAACAGGAAGACTTTTTACAG TTGGATCCGGAGCTGGAATTTGATCGTGAGGTATATCCTCTTGGTCTACTTCCTAATTCTGGTGTAGTAGTTGGTGTTTCCCAGAGAATGTCGTTTTCAGCATGTACAGAGTTCCCATGTTTTGAGCCGTCTCCTCAAGCTCAAACCATATTACACTGTCTACTACGACATCTTCTTCAG AGGGACAAGAGGGAAGAAGCTCTACGCCTTGCCCAATTATCAGCAGAGAAGCCACATTTTTCTCATTGCCTGGAATGGCTTCTATTTACAGTTTTTGATGCTGAAATTTCCAG ACAGTATTCAAGCAAAAACCAGGGTGCTGTAGCTAACAACACTCCCTCTCTTCTGGAAAAGAGCTGTGAATTGATCAGAAACTTCCCTGAATATTACGATGTTGTTGTTAGTGTAGCACGCAAGACTGATGGTCGACATTGGGCTAATTTGTTTTCTGCTGCCGGCAGATCAACTGA GTTGTTTGACGAATGTGTTCAGCAAAGATGGTACCGCACTGCAGCATGCTATATACTT GTCATTGCTAAGCTTGAAGGTCCTGCAGTGAGTCAATGTTGTGCTTTGAATTTATTACAG GCTACACTTAACGAGTCTTTGTACGAACTGGCTGGAGAGCTG GTGAGGTTTCTACTTAGGTCTGGAAGAGAATATGAACACTCTAGTACAGATTCTGAGAGAGATTCTCCAAGACTCTtaggatattttcttttcccgTCCAGTTTTAGGAAGCAATCAAATGATGCAAAAAG CCCCTCGTCTAAAGAGCCGAGTGCACATATTGCTTCtgttaaaaatattcttgAAAGCCATGCCAGCTATTTGATGTCTGGAAAAGAGCTTTCAGAACTTGTTGCATTTGTCAAAGGCACACAGTTTGATCTAGTG GAGTATCTTCAACGAGAAAGATATGGAAGTGCTCGTCTGGAGGACTTTGCCTCAGGGCTTGAAATGATTGGGCAGAAG CTGCATATGGGAACGCTGCAAAATCGTTTGGATGCAGAATTCCTCTTAGCAAATATGTGCTCAGTCAAATTTAAGGAATGGATCGTGGTCTTGGCCACATTATTGAGGCGCTCAGAG GTTCTCTACGATTTATTTAGGCATAATTTGCAGTTGTGGCAAGCATACAGCCGGACGATACAG GCACATGAAGCTTTTGCTGAATACCATGACTTGTTGGAAGAGCTGGAGGGAAGGCTTTCGTTAACTGCATACGCTGAAGATACATGA
- the LOC125221796 gene encoding probable serine/threonine-protein kinase At1g01540 — protein MSFLHTLLGNMKLSNRTSIFGLQLWVVIGIVIGAVILLIVFLLSLCVPAFRRRHRRRSRSRSSGTKGKLRRSVRDPRPAVSKEMQVINRDSAADQRSVAPQVVPERQIDTGKVEHRVVFSDKVGSSSEIRATSGAETGSYRGIGSLPEVSHLGWGRSYTLRELEAACNGFSDENVIGEGGYGIVYYGELTDNTRIAVKNLLNNRGQAENEFKVEVDAIGRASHKNLVRLLGYCVEEASRMVVYEYVENGYLDHWLHGDVGEVSPLTWEIRVNIIIGTAKGLAYLHDGLEPKVVHRDIKSSNILLDHQWHPKLSDFGLAKLMNSDISHVTTRVMGTFGYVAPEYACTGLLNEKSDVYSFGVLIMEIITGRSPADYLHPQGEANLVDWLKMMVGNMKSEEVADPKLPVRPASMALKRLLLVALRCVDPDDQKRPKMGYVVHMLESEDFLSLEKRQIGRNSSSSIIEDSHRGIIIEESSEYISDDTSEGENNKIIDIQR, from the exons ATGTCATTTTTACATACATTGCTTGGGAACATGAAGCTCTCTAACAGGACATCGATCTTCGGCCTGCAGCTATGGGTGGTGATAGGAATAGTAATTGGAGCAGTGATTTTGCTCATTGTCTTCCTCCTGTCGCTCTGCGTCCCCGCCTttcgccgccgccaccgccgccgaaGCCGCAGCCGCAGCTCCGGCACCAAAGGAAAACTCCGCCGCTCGGTAAGAGACCCGAGGCCGGCCGTATCCAAGGAGATGCAGGTGATCAACCGCGATTCCGCCGCCGATCAACGCTCCGTCGCACCTCAG GTTGTGCCAGAGAGACAGATAGATACGGGGAAGGTGGAGCACAGAGTTGTGTTTTCTGATAAAGTAGGATCAAGTAGTGAGATCAGGGCTACTAGTGGGGCTGAGACGGGATCGTATAGAGGCATTGGGTCGTTGCCAGAGGTGTCTCATTTGGGATGGGGAAGGTCATATACTTTGAGAGAGCTTGAGGCAGCTTGCAACGGTTTCTctgatgagaatgtgattggTGAAGGTGGCTATGGCATTGTGTATTATGGAGAGTTAACTGATAACACCCGAATAGCTGTAAAGAATTTGTTGAACAACAG GGGACAAGCTGAAAACGAGTTCAAGGTCGAGGTGGATGCAATTGGACGTGCTAGTCACAAGAATCTTGTCAGGTTGCTAGGTTACTGTGTTGAAGAAGCCTCCAG GATGGTTGTCTATGAATATGTTGAAAATGGATATTTGGACCACTGGCTTCATGGAGATGTGGGAGAAGTCAGCCCTTTGACGTGGGAGATTCGTGTGAATATAATTATCGGAACTGCAAAAGG CTTGGCATATCTCCATGATGGTTTGGAGCCGAAGGTTGTTCACCGTGACATCAAGTCCAGCAACATTCTGCTTGATCATCAGTGGCATCCTAAACTGTCAGACTTTGGGCTAGCTAAACTTATGAATTCAGATATTTCTCACGTAACAACACGAGTGATGGGAACATTTGG TTATGTTGCTCCGGAATATGCGTGCACTGGTCTGCTGAATGAGAAGAGTGATGTTTATAGCTTTGGAGTATTGATCATGGAGATCATCACTGGAAGATCTCCGGCTGATTATTTGCATCCACAAGGAGAG GCCAATCTCGTTGACTGGCTGAAGATGATGGTTGGAAACATGAAATCAGAGGAAGTAGCAGATCCCAAGTTGCCTGTACGGCCTGCCTCCATGGCACTGAAGCGCCTGCTCTTGGTAGCCCTTCGATGTGTTGATCCTGATGACCAGAAACGGCCCAAGATGGGATACGTCGTACACATGCTGGAATCAGAAGACTTCCTATCTCTTGAG AAGCGCCAAATTGGCCGGAACTCTTCCAGCTCCATCATTGAAGATAGTCATCGAGGAATAATCATTGAAGAAAGCAGTGAATACATATCTGATGATACTAGTGAAggagaaaacaataaaatcatagATATACAAAGATAG
- the LOC125221798 gene encoding protein BPS1, chloroplastic-like, whose amino-acid sequence MSRPQEPHRPFLPFGNPFRRMSPKGSYLSPKLLALLNTFEETLQGRIKNLRPVGRDDVLRLSWMRFMMDTLCEIHTDVKALITALELPVSDWDDKWIDAYLDDSVQLLDICIAFSSEISQLKQGHLFLKCVLRNFGDAPAKQLERARSSADGWKQHVSKKNPRFENCFSAMDVLAEKLDLPKIKNSAKGKILMQAMYGVKVVSLLVCSIFAAAFSGSTKKLLDLQVPETFSWAVAFSELQAFVNTEIRSLHSNGRTTILKELEAVDADVKKLYPIVQEGVNAVEAQVLENSISDLGKSAEKLSQGLDLLAKDVDKFFQIVLMGRDALLGNLRIGGSASNRVHRVNINVGGPMVR is encoded by the coding sequence ATGAGCCGCCCACAAGAACCACACAGGCCTTTCCTCCCCTTTGGAAACCCTTTCCGTAGGATGTCACCAAAGGGTTCATACCTGTCCCCTAAACTTCTTGCTTTGTTGAACACCTTTGAAGAGACACTGCAGGGTAGGATTAAAAATCTTAGGCCAGTAGGTAGGGATGATGTTTTGCGCTTATCGTGGATGAGGTTTATGATGGACACACTCTGTGAAATTCATACCGACGTGAAAGCATTAATTACGGCACTTGAACTCCCCGTTTCTGATTGGGATGATAAATGGATAGATGCGTATCTAGATGATAGTGTACAGTTGCTTGATATCTGCATTGCTTTCAGCTCCGAGATATCTCAGCTGAAACAGGGCCACCTCTTTCTTAAATGTGTCTTGCGCAACTTTGGTGATGCTCCCGCAAAACAGCTTGAACGTGCCCGTTCTTCTGCCGACGGATGGAAGCAACATGTTTCCAAGAAGAATCCAAGATTTGAAAACTGCTTCTCTGCCATGGATGTCCTGGCTGAAAAATTGGACTTACCAAAAATCAAGAACTCTGCCAAGGGAAAGATCTTAATGCAAGCAATGTATGGAGTCAAGGTCGTTAGTCTCTTGGTATGTAGCATATTTGCCGCTGCATTCTCTGGTTCCACAAAGAAGTTGTTGGACCTACAGGTTCCCGAAACTTTCTCATGGGCAGTGGCGTTTTCTGAGCTCCAGGCTTTTGTAAATACTGAAATAAGAAGCCTACACTCGAATGGGAGGACCACGATACTGAAGGAGCTAGAAGCTGTTGATGCAGATGTGAAGAAGTTGTACCCAATTGTGCAAGAAGGGGTGAATGCGGTTGAAGCTCAAGTATTGGAAAACTCGATATCAGATCTAGGAAAATCGGCAGAAAAACTCTCACAAGGACTTGATCTACTTGCAAAGGACGTAGACAAGTTCTTCCAGATAGTCCTAATGGGACGTGATGCTTTACTCGGTAACCTTAGGATTGGTGGCAGTGCATCTAATAGAGTGCATCGAGTGAACATCAATGTTGGAGGCCCAATGGTTAGGTGA
- the LOC125221795 gene encoding guanine nucleotide exchange factor subunit RIC1-like isoform X1 encodes MYMAYGWPQVIPLELPNCPSTQQIVYLKVFNSLLLVVAPTHIELWSSSQHRVRLGKYKRDVDSIQREGENLRAIWSPDTKLIAVLTSSFHLHIFKVQRAETKIYIGGKQPTGLFLSNISLVLSEQVPFANKNLTVSNFVCDNKHMLIGLSDGSLYTISWKGEFCGAFILDMLPNDGNDLNKLSNHYSNGTVASGVQMDDGPNHTNHVVSQTSGIVHLEFSITLRLLFVLFSDGDLIQCSVSKRGLKHAESVIVEKRFASGEAVCASVAPDQQILAVGTQKGSVELYDLADSASLIRSVSLHDWGYSVEDTGPVNCIAWTPDNSAFAVGWKLRGLTVWSVSGCRLMSTIRQIGLSSVSSPVVNPNQDFKYEPMMGGTSLMHWDEHGYRLYAMEEGSSERLIAFSFGKCCLNRGVSGTTYVRQVIYGEDRLLIVQSEDTDELKILHLNLPVSYILQNWPILHVAASKDGMYLAVAGLHGLILYDIRLKRWRVFGDVTQEQQIQCRGLLWLGKIVVVCNYVESSSTYELLFYPRYHLDQSSLLCRKPLLTNPMVMDVYQDYLLITYHPFDVHIYHVKITGELSPSSSPDLQLSTVRELSIMTAKSHPAAIHFIPDQLPHDDMSRSDTSSTHEPSKCLILRINGDLSLLDLDDGRERELTHSVELFWVTCGQLGEKTNLIEEVSWLDYGHRGMQVWYPSLGADPFKQEDFLQLDPELEFDREVYPLGLLPNSGVVVGVSQRMSFSACTEFPCFEPSPQAQTILHCLLRHLLQRDKREEALRLAQLSAEKPHFSHCLEWLLFTVFDAEISRQYSSKNQGAVANNTPSLLEKSCELIRNFPEYYDVVVSVARKTDGRHWANLFSAAGRSTELFDECVQQRWYRTAACYILVIAKLEGPAVSQCCALNLLQATLNESLYELAGELVRFLLRSGREYEHSSTDSERDSPRLLGYFLFPSSFRKQSNDAKSPSSKEPSAHIASVKNILESHASYLMSGKELSELVAFVKGTQFDLVEYLQRERYGSARLEDFASGLEMIGQKLHMGTLQNRLDAEFLLANMCSVKFKEWIVVLATLLRRSEVLYDLFRHNLQLWQAYSRTIQAHEAFAEYHDLLEELEGRLSLTAYAEDT; translated from the exons ATGTATATGGCTTATGGATGGCCGCAGGTCATCCCTCTCGAATTGCCCAACTGTCCTTCCACACAGCAGATCGTGTATCTTAAAGTCTTCAATAGCTTGCTCCTTGTTGTGGCGCCGACTCACATCGAGCTCTGGTCGTCTTCTCAG CACAGAGTGAGGTTGGGGAAGTATAAGAGAGATGTGGATTCTATTCAAAGAGAAGGGGAGAATTTGCGGGCAATTTGGAGCCCCGACACTAAGCTCATTGCTGTTCTT ACATCGTCCTTTCATCTTCACATTTTTAAGGTTCAAAGGgcagaaacaaaaatatacattggCGGCAAGCAACCAACTGGTTTATTTCTCTCAAACATATCCTTAGTTCTCAGTGAACAAGTCCCATTTGCAAACAAGAATTTGACAGT GAGCAACTTTGTTTGTGACAACAAACACATGCTGATCGGACTATCTGATGGATCACTGTATACAATATCTTGGAAGGGTGAG TTCTGTGGTGCCTTTATCCTTGATATGTTGCCGAATGATGGAAATGATCTGAATAAGTTATCCAATCACTATAGCAATGGTACAGTTGCCAGCGGAGTTCAAATGGATGATGGTCCCAACCACACGAACCATGTCGTATCTCAGACTTCGGGAATTGTCCATCTTGAATTTTCCATTACTTTGCGGTTACTTTTTGTGCTGTTTTCTGATGGGGATCTAATTCAGTGTTCTGTGAGCAAGAGGGGTCTAAAACATGCTGAATCGGTTATAGTTGAAAAGCGATTTGCTTCAGGGGAAGCTGTATGCGCATCAGTGGCTCCAGATCAACAGATTCTTGCTGTTGGGACTCAAAAAGGTTCTGTTGAGCTGTACGACCTTGCAGATTCTGCATCGCTTATTCGCTCCGTGTCATTGCATGATTGGGG ATATTCTGTGGAAGATACTGGCCCTGTCAATTGTATTGCTTGGACACCTGATAATTCTGCTTTCGCAGTTGGATGGAAGTTAAGGGGACTTACTGTTTGGTCTGTCTCAGGCTGTCGTTTGATGTCTACAATCCGCCAGATAGGTTTGAGCTCTGTATCTTCTCCTGTGGTGAATCCAAATCAGGATTTTAAGTATGAGCCCATGATGGGAGGCACGTCGCTGATGCACTGGGATGAACATGGATATAGGCTTTATGCTATGGAAGAAGGATCTTCAGAGAGACTTATTGCATTTTCTTTTGGAAAGTGCTGCCTAAATAGGGGTGTTTCTGGTACAACTTATGTACGCCAAGTTATTTATGGTGAAGACCGCTTGCTTATTGTACAGTCTGAAGATACCGATGAACTTAAGATCTTGCACCTCAATCTTCCA GTGTCttatattttgcaaaattGGCCTATTCTTCATGTTGCTGCCAGTAAGGATGGAATGTATTTGGCTGTTGCTGGGCTTCATGGTTTAATCTTGTACGACATTCGACTAAAGAGGTGGAGAGTGTTTGGAGACGTTACTCAGGAGCAACAGATTCAGTGCAGGGGATTGTTATGGCTGGGAAAAATTGTTGTGGTCTGCAATTACGTGGAATCTTCGAGCAC ATATGAATTGCTTttctacccaagatatcaccTCGATCAAAGTTCACTACTTTGCCGGAAGCCATTGCTTACAAATCCAATGGTCATGGATGTTTATCAAGATTATTTGCTAATCACTTACCACCCGTTTGATGTTCATATATACCATGTGAAAATAACTGGGGAATTGTCACCTTCAAGCTCTCCAGATTTACAG CTTTCTACAGTACGAGAACTTTCAATCATGACTGCGAAGAGCCATCCTGCTGCTATTCATTTTATTCCCGATCAGCTTCCACATGACGACATGTCAAGAAGTGATACATCATCAACCCATGAGCCTTCTAA GTGTTTAATACTGCGGATTAATGGGGACCTTTCACTACTTGATTTGGATGATGGCCGGGAAAGAGAGCTCACTCACTCTGTAGAGTTATTTTGGGTTACCTGTGGTCAATTGGGGGAGAAAACTAACTTAATTGAGGAAGTTTCCTGGTTAGACTATGGTCATCGGGGGATGCAG GTTTGGTATCCATCTTTAGGTGCTGATCCATTTAAACAGGAAGACTTTTTACAG TTGGATCCGGAGCTGGAATTTGATCGTGAGGTATATCCTCTTGGTCTACTTCCTAATTCTGGTGTAGTAGTTGGTGTTTCCCAGAGAATGTCGTTTTCAGCATGTACAGAGTTCCCATGTTTTGAGCCGTCTCCTCAAGCTCAAACCATATTACACTGTCTACTACGACATCTTCTTCAG AGGGACAAGAGGGAAGAAGCTCTACGCCTTGCCCAATTATCAGCAGAGAAGCCACATTTTTCTCATTGCCTGGAATGGCTTCTATTTACAGTTTTTGATGCTGAAATTTCCAG ACAGTATTCAAGCAAAAACCAGGGTGCTGTAGCTAACAACACTCCCTCTCTTCTGGAAAAGAGCTGTGAATTGATCAGAAACTTCCCTGAATATTACGATGTTGTTGTTAGTGTAGCACGCAAGACTGATGGTCGACATTGGGCTAATTTGTTTTCTGCTGCCGGCAGATCAACTGA GTTGTTTGACGAATGTGTTCAGCAAAGATGGTACCGCACTGCAGCATGCTATATACTT GTCATTGCTAAGCTTGAAGGTCCTGCAGTGAGTCAATGTTGTGCTTTGAATTTATTACAG GCTACACTTAACGAGTCTTTGTACGAACTGGCTGGAGAGCTG GTGAGGTTTCTACTTAGGTCTGGAAGAGAATATGAACACTCTAGTACAGATTCTGAGAGAGATTCTCCAAGACTCTtaggatattttcttttcccgTCCAGTTTTAGGAAGCAATCAAATGATGCAAAAAG CCCCTCGTCTAAAGAGCCGAGTGCACATATTGCTTCtgttaaaaatattcttgAAAGCCATGCCAGCTATTTGATGTCTGGAAAAGAGCTTTCAGAACTTGTTGCATTTGTCAAAGGCACACAGTTTGATCTAGTG GAGTATCTTCAACGAGAAAGATATGGAAGTGCTCGTCTGGAGGACTTTGCCTCAGGGCTTGAAATGATTGGGCAGAAG CTGCATATGGGAACGCTGCAAAATCGTTTGGATGCAGAATTCCTCTTAGCAAATATGTGCTCAGTCAAATTTAAGGAATGGATCGTGGTCTTGGCCACATTATTGAGGCGCTCAGAG GTTCTCTACGATTTATTTAGGCATAATTTGCAGTTGTGGCAAGCATACAGCCGGACGATACAG GCACATGAAGCTTTTGCTGAATACCATGACTTGTTGGAAGAGCTGGAGGGAAGGCTTTCGTTAACTGCATACGCTGAAGATACATGA
- the LOC125221797 gene encoding mitogen-activated protein kinase homolog MMK2-like, with amino-acid sequence MAKMDAKPSTSEKQILFTGNLESFQFKSSHAKPPPQSSYGSADHGGHNIKGVATHGGRYVQYNVYGNLFELSRKYVPFRPVGRGAYGIVCAAVNSETREEVAIKKIGNAFDNRIDAKRTLREIKLLRHMNHDNVIAIKDIIRPPQKESFNDVYIVYELMDTDLHHIIQSNQTLTDDHCRYFLYQILRGLKYVHSANVLHRDLKPSNLLLNANCDLKIGDFGLARTTSETDFMTEYVVTRWYRAPELLLNCSEYTAAIDIWSVGCIFGETMTRKPLFPGKDYVHQLRLITELIGSPDDASLGFLRSDNARRYVRQLPQYVKQQFSTRFPNNTASALDLLEKMLVFDPSKRITADEALCHPYLAPLHDINEEPVCPRPFVFDFELPSYTEENIKELIWRESVKFNPDPTH; translated from the exons ATGGCAAAGATGGATGCAAAACCATCCACCTCAGAAAAGCAAATTTTGTTCACGGGTAATCTGGAGTCATTCCAGTTCAAAAGTTCACACGCAAAACCTCCTCCTCAG TCGAGCTATGGTTCAGCAGATCATGGCGGGCATAACATCAAAGGGGTGGCCACTCATGGCGGGAGATACGTGCAGTACAACGTCTATGGAAATCTGTTTGAGCTTTCGAGGAAGTATGTTCCTTTTAGACCTGTCGGCCGTGGTGCTTATGGCATTGTCTG CGCTGCTGTAAACTCCGAGACACGTGAAGAGGTAGCCATTAAGAAGATTGGCAATGCATTTGATAACCGGATTGATGCAAAGAGGACGTTGCGAGAAATAAAACTTCTGCGCCACATGAATCATGACAAT GTAATTGCAATCAAAGATATCATACGGCCACCTCAGAAAGAGAGCTTCAACGATGTCTACATCGTGTATGAACTTATGGACACTGATCTTCACCATATTATCCAGTCCAACCAAACATTGACTGACGACCACTGTCGG TATTTTCTCTACCAAATACTGCGAGGACTTAAATACGTTCATTCCGCAAATGTCTTGCACCGTGACCTCAAACCGAGTAATTTGCTCCTCAATGCTAACTGTGATCTGAAAATCGGAGATTTTGGGCTTGCAAGGACGACATCTGAGACTGATTTCATGACCGAGTATGTTGTAACTCGCTGGTATCGAGCACCGGAGCTGCTCCTAAACTGCTCTGAATACACAGCTGCAATCGATATCTGGTCTGTCGGCTGCATTTTTGGCGAAACCATGACGAGAAAACCTCTGTTTCCCGGGAAAGACTATGTCCATCAGTTGAGACTCATCACAGAG CTCATAGGCTCTCCGGACGATGCCAGCCTTGGTTTCCTCAGGAGCGACAATGCCCGAAGATACGTAAGGCAGCTCCCGCAATACGTGAAGCAGCAATTCTCCACCAGATTCCCCAACAACACAGCTAGCGCTCTGGATTTACTAGAAAAAATGCTCGTCTTCGACCCAAGCAAGCGTATTACTG CTGATGAGGCTCTCTGCCATCCGTACTTGGCGCCTCTCCACGACATCAACGAGGAGCCTGTCTGCCCCCGCCCTTTTGTTTTTGACTTTGAGCTGCCATCCTACACTGAAGAAAACATCAAAGAGCTCATCTGGAGGGAGTCTGTAAAATTCAACCCCGACCCGACTCACTGA